One Diadema setosum chromosome 8, eeDiaSeto1, whole genome shotgun sequence genomic window carries:
- the LOC140231842 gene encoding uncharacterized protein: MGQTPWSAVINLSNSIIGVSVLAMPWCFKECGIILAILLLLLTGAINKFSGNLLLRSAKATRKNSYEFLANHTLGGLGKITVEGSVILLLFATCIAFFVIIGDLGPSLVSKFMDWENTENLRRGILLGTAVFIILPLTQKKNIESLSGLSTVSITFYLFFAACICIGSIPKLKTLDWVNEVTLWRPIGVLKGMSIFALSMCCQPTLFPVYNSLQERTPKQMEDVVSKGVNLVAGVYITIGLFGYITYYQDGVKGDVLLNQAPSLLADVLKLLFALSVAISFPLVVFPCRASIYSLCFPNTADSNPIGGVMYIPPVMFRVITLCILGFTLCIAILIPNVEVVLSLTGSTMGSVACFIMPALIYQHTVGVPARNLPKVLLILGVAFLLFSTYDNLHPSPVDNPIPAPKPVDHLDKLQQGGDLPVIGKEGAADSQEKILDDNVIKDPGGGGDAGPGDKAEVQVEGEQRKHQEIEAAEDKRQEPPIPHAPVDVPNQQAIVKEPEERENKEEEAEKEEERERPKEQEDVGKEQGEADEGKKKRKEEKETEEREEREVGEGANDEAAKKESKENDEEAEEKFKVQEQKQEEQEKKLEELQARQVIQEKLIIQQAEQLDILKKEHEEEKVKKEVEEKQKEEDAVKALQMAGAQVQAAVAQPVAGQGQPQVPAQGQLGQQQPLGQLDLGMQQLPQQPAGQAIGVQPVIGQQPALGQALGQQPALGQALGQQQGVPANLPVAGQLGQDGGQMMAGQVALGQAAGQQLGGPVPGQLGVGQVPQQVAGQVDAAGQLGIGGGQPLIKVGMQAPQMISMNPQRPVGMGANLGLQVGQVGAQKRDGIGLQHVGPNGINQQPGGVMGGLPQLPQQQQPQVGVGQNAVFDGMQIREGAGAPLGQGGPNILQQPQLQGNVAQQVPLALQQQPVLQQQPLMQQQPILQQQPVLQQQVPIQQQQLPLVQQPAGQQLQAGDKLQNQPLLQVVQDAGQVGGMAAGLANDGGGLGNDGLANAIQPLAADGAALQQNQPQQPQPVDRLLNAGDKDALLKPDLDHALAGVQQRVLNQAQNEDQQESPGDRRREEKKKGQGDDGGNLDGEEGVEGEGEGEGAGAGDGNDLEEQGDGKGREVNDQLEVGGIKEEGGAKKAEDELGVLDFAGGEEEEEEEEGVMRT; this comes from the exons TGTGATTTTACTGCTGTTCGCAACATGCATAGCATTTTTTGTCATCATCGGAGACCTTGGGCCGTCACTGGTGTCAAAATTTATGGATTGGGAA AACACAGAAAACCTGAGAAGAGGTATCCTACTGGGAACTGCTGTCTTTATCATCCTACCATTGACACAAAAGAAGAATATTGAGAGCCTCAGTGGTCTGAGCACAGTATCAATCACTTTCTACCTATTTTTTGCAGCTTGT ATATGTATTGGCAGTATACCCAAACTGAAGACACTTGACTGGGTGAATGAGGTGACCTTATGGAGGCCCATAGGAGTGTTGAAGGGAATGTCCATCTTTGCCTTATCTATGTGCTGTCAGCC AACCCTCTTCCCTGTGTATAATTCTCTCCAAGAGAGAACCCCCAAACAGATGGAGGATGTTGTTTCCAAGGGAGTCAACCTGGTTGCCGGGGTCTACATCACG ATTGGCCTCTTTGGCTACATCACCTACTACCAGGATGGCGTCAAGGGGGACGTCCTCCTCAACCAGGCCCCCTCCCTGCTCGCCGATGTCCTCAAGCTCCTCTTTGCCCTCTCCGTGGCCATCAGCTTCCCCCTCGTCGTCTTCCCCTGCAGGGCTAGCATCTACTCCCTCTGCTTTCCCAAT ACAGCTGATAGCAACCCTATAGGAGGTGTCATGTACATCCCGCCAGTCATGTTCCGAGTCATCACATTGTGCATCCTGGGATTCACACTCTGCATCGCCATCCTCATTCCAAACG TTGAGGTTGTACTGAGTCTGACAGGCTCCACCATGGGTTCAGTAGCTTGCTTCATCATGCCGGCACTTATCTATCAACACACTGTGGGTGTTCCCGCAAGGAACTTGCCAAAG GTCCTTTTGATCTTGGGCGTGGCGTTTCTCCTGTTCAGCACCTATGACAACCTTCACCCCAGCCCCGTGGACAACCCCATCCCCGCCCCCAAGCCTGTGGATCACCTTGACAAGCTGCAGCAAGGCGGCGATCTGCCGGTCATAGGGAAAGAAGGCGCAGCGGACAGCCAAGAAAAGATATTGG ATGACAATGTCATCAAGGACCCAGGTGGAGGAGGTGACGCTGGTCCCGGGGACAAGGCAGAAGTGCAAGTGGAAGGGGAGCAGCGAAAGCATCAAGAAA TTGAAGCTGCTGAAGACAAAAGGCAAGAGCCTCCTATTCCTCACGCTCCGGTGGATGTTCCCAATCAG CAGGCGATAGTAAAGGAACCCGAAGAAAGGGAGAACAAGGAGGAAGAAgcagagaaagaggaagaaagggAGAGACCGAAGGAGCAGGAGGATGTGGGGAAGGAACAAGGGGAAGCAGAcgaaggaaagaagaagaggaaagaagaaaaggagacagaagaaagggaagagagagaagTCGGAGAGG GGGCCAATGATGAAGCAGCAAAGAAAGAATCCAAAGAG AATGATGAAGAGGCAGAGGagaagttcaaagttcaagaaCAGAAGCAGGAAGAGCAGGAGAAGAAATTGGAGGAGTTACag GCTCGCCAAGTGATCCAAGAGAAGCTGATCATCCAGCAAGCGGAGCAGCTGGACATCCTGAAGAAGGAGCACGAGGAAGAGAAGGTGAAGAAGGAGGTGGAGGAAAAACAGAAGGAGGAGGATGCCGTCAAGGCCCTTCAGATGGCAGGGGCCCAGGTGCAGGCAGCCGTGGCCCAGCCCGTAGCTGGGCAGGGACAGCCCCAGGTGCCCGCCCAGGGACAGTTGGGACAGCAGCAACCTCTAGGGCAGCTGGATCTGGGCATGCAGCAACTGCCACAGCAGCCTGCGGGACAAGCCATCGGTGTCCAACCTGTCATCGGTCAGCAGCCGGCCTTGGGGCAAGCACTCGGTCAACAGCCAGCCCTGGGACAGGCACTTGGACAACAGCAGGGCGTTCCCGCCAACCTGCCAGTCGCCGGCCAGTTGGGGCAAGATGGCGGCCAGATGATGGCCGGGCAAGTCGCCCTGGGACAAGCTGCTGGGCAACAGCTTGGTGGTCCTGTTCCGGGCCAACTCGGTGTTGGACAGGTGCCCCAGCAAGTGGCAGGTCAGGTTGATGCAGCAGGACAGTTGGGCATCGGAGGCGGCCAGCCGTTGATTAAGGTCGGTATGCAGGCCCCACAGATGATTAGCATGAATCCGCAGAGACCAGTTGGCATGGGAGCAAACTTAGGATTACAAGTGGGCCAGGTTGGGGCCCAAAAGAGAGATGGTATTGGGCTGCAGCATGTTGGCCCCAATGGAATCAACCAGCAACCGGGGGGTGTGATGGGTGGTTTGCCCCAGCTGCCACAGCAGCAACAACCGCAGGTGGGCGTGGGTCAGAATGCAGTGTTTGATGGCATGCAAATCAGGGAGGGGGCAGGTGCCCCTCTGGGCCAGGGTGGACCAAACATTTTGCAGCAGCCGCAATTACAGGGAAATGTAGCTCAACAGGTTCCTCTTGCCTTGCAGCAACAGCCAGTCCTTCAGCAACAACCCCTCATGCAACAACAGCCCATTCTGCAACAACAACCAGTCTTGCAGCAACAAGTGCCCATCCAACAGCAGCAACTGCCGCTCGTGCAGCAGCCCGCTGGACAGCAGTTGCAGGCGGGCGACAAGCTACAAAACCAACCCCTCCTGCAAGTCGTTCAAGATGCCGGACAAGTTGGTGGCATGGCAGCGGGATTGGCCAATGACGGAGGTGGCCTGGGCAATGATGGACTGGCCAATGCAATCCAGCCCCTCGCGGCGGATGGTGCCGCGCTGCAACAGAACCAGCCACAGCAGCCACAG CCGGTGGATAGGCTCCTAAACGCAGGGGATAAAGATGCCCTCCTCAAACCCGATCTCGACCATGCCCTAGCCGGTGTCCAGCAGAGAGTCCTAAACCAGGCCCAAAACGAGGACCAGCAAGAGAGCCCAGGGGATCGCCGgagggaggagaagaagaaagggcAAGGGGACGATGGAGGGAACTTGGACGGGGAGGAGGGagtggaaggggagggggagggggaaggggcaGGGGCGGGAGATGGGAACGATTTGGAAGAGCAAGGAGACGGGAAGGGCAGGGAGGTCAATGACCAGCTGGAGGTAGGGGGCATCAAGGAAGAGGGTGGAGCAAAGAAGGCGGAAGATGAGCTGGGAGTGTTGGACTTTGccggaggagaggaggaggaggaggaggaggagggc GTGATGAGGACATGA